AGCGATAAGCTGTTACTCAATAATTAACtgctatttttagatttttgctAAGATAGTTTTTCTTCGTCTCCATCCCATACCTACAGAAATTTCTgaataaataattttcaaaatcttAACGATTACTTTTGAAAACGTATGTTGCAGAATACGAAAGGTCaagtttataaaaatgcgttgctTCTCAATGCTTATCGCCGCGATTTGTTTTATTTCTAATTAAGCTTCGATGGCCgaggaacaagagtttatatgaTACCCTCTCCAACTTATTCGTCTCTATGACAGACCATAATGTACACTTACAACTTGTCTAaactgaaaatgaaagaaagtttgAGCTGATACAACAAGGGCTAATCTAGATACGTTAAATGAAAGACGGTTGAAGGACATATTATTTCTGATGTACAAGGTTAAGCATCAAATGGTGCCAGGttactttgaaaatattttcaaaggaaacGATTTAAAGCCATATAGCCTCCGAAACTCCGACTTTATCCTTCCAAGATATAATACTGATGAAACGGTATATGacatgaatcatatatgaactgccgATAtgaaattcaagacttcaacgccgttgaagtcctgaaattttcaggcttctctacgcaattgtaaaaattgcgttcgtaactgcgaagatcatagcttcacttgaagatATAATACTGTTAAGTATGGAAGGTACTCCATCAGATTCTTGGGCCCAATGTTATGGTCCAAGTTGTCCAACTCTGAGAGAAGTGCACCAACCCTGAAAGATTTCAAACGAATGATATCTCTGCATTGGACAACAGTAGCTGTGCCTCTTGCCATCTCTGTAATACCTAATATGATACATAAATTTTCATAATGTTTTAAAATTGTATATGATTAAATCGATATAAATTgtacatattaattttttaggAATTTTAGGAATTTTACATTCTTTAAGTCTTAATTAGGATAATTTTACTTTAACTATCTTTGttttagtgtccccaattagtactgTAATGTACTAGAATCCTTttatgacacttaaataaaggtttcatcatcatcatcatcatcatcatcatccgaAATATCAATAACAACCAGCATTTTGATTTACAGCCACTGTGTGTTCCTTGCTTTGTTCAGTGTATCCCACGTAAAGACCTACTTGGagtcttgtttatttttaaatgcattcatgGCTTAACTGACTGCAACTTTGATTTTATTCATGTAAGCGAGACCCACAGACAGAACTCAAGACAGAAGAAAAATATTCGTCTGCCACAGTCGAGGTGTCAGTGGGGTCAGCAACGATTAGCCTTTCATGCAATCAAGAGATGGAGTGATCTTCCAGAGACTATCACAAATaatgctagtgtaaatgagttCCGAAAAATATTTAAATCATGTACCAATGACGTCAAATCTATGAAATTCTTCTTTTCTAATATCTATCAATTTAACAGAATAGTTAAGTATATTTTAGGATTTTTTAAGGACTGTATATTGTagattttaattatttttactaTAGATTCTAGATTACTTCTTAGATTTTTCGAGACCATCCTGAAAACCACCTTATGGTGAGGTTGCTTTCTGCACGATTGTACTTCTTGTGTGTGTTTGCCAGTTGCTGGGTCCTTAAAATGCCAAGGATGACTGAAAACTTGACGTCCACTGACACTGGGCAGTCAAGTAAAGCCTCTGTATGCCCTTCCATACCCAGCAGGAGAGATCTCTTAATAATCAGCAGTAGGGTTGTGGCATCTCTCCTTTGGATGATCTGAAAATACCTAAACAAAGATTAAATCGTTGGTTTTTGTGGacaggggaaaaccggagtacctgcaTGGACAAAAGCCTCTCAGAGCAGAaaagagaaccaacaagctcagcccatatacaccttattccaaaatggccaccattttaaagttattttgtttgcttgcaaagtAGCCCTTGTCACCTCGTTCAAGGATACCAGTAAAtacttttttgaattttaaatttaagaatgaggcaacaagggctaatttgcaagtaaacaaaagaatgccAAAAAAGCAGCCATTTTAGAATAAAGTGTACATGATGCAGGGGCTGGAAATTGAACCCAGCCCATAATGGAGAAAGGAGAGCATACTCACCTCCACACCAACCCTGTTCCCCTAAACAAAGCCTTTTGAGCAGAGTCTATAGAGATTTGTATAAATTAACTACAATTTTGAGTAACCTTGACCCAAATATGAAAAAGGGTAATACCTCTGAATTTGAGTATCACACCGTGGTCACTCAAAAGCACTCTTgtaattctcaacctcggtcccagggtctctcttctctgcctcctttgtcattGAGAAAAGAGACTCTGGTTGCAGCAAGTCACTTGGCTCCCAAAATCTGGGTGCTTTTCCAAAGATGTGTTAAGGGAGGAGTGACAGTGTAggctttctcttttgtttttttggccaGACGCAAGATGACCGTTGAAACATTTCACGGCAAGGtgttttatgtactacacatggaatttgacgtgaaaggcaaaaagttgttgTCTAAGCGATCGGACAGAACAGAGAATAAACTCACGTCATTCGAATTTCACTCGCGCCCAATAATATTAATGCAGGAAAACCAAAGACCCTGTAGAAAGAGCCTAAGGCAGGATGATATCCAACAACAACCTCAACTAACGTTATTACCAGGATGTAGAGTAATTGAGCCCATACCATAGTAGCAATAGCAGCATGTTACAGATTTCTGGCCCAAATACCTACAtcttggggaggggggggggggggggggaatgggtTACTCCATATAAAAGTGACAAGGGTGATCGCTGTGAATTTTGAAAACAGCACTTAAAAGGTACCAGGATTTCATTTTGTGTCCAAAGCCTAAGTTCATTTCCAACCTTGCAAATTTACCAGTTTTAAAACCAACACATTCATACTTACTGGCTCAACATCCCAAAAGTGACAGTGATAACTCTACCGGTAGTCATTTAGTTTACTTTAGCATCTGAAGTAGCAActgaaaatttttcatattACCACGTTGCTAATTTAAATACTGGATTTGATACATATTCTTACCTTGATGTTATAATATTATTCTGTTAATATGTAACTTGTTGGTCTTATTCAGTATAAGTCATGAATTTAAACAACTTGATCATTTCCTCTAAATGGTTTTGGGTCAAATATGGGGATAGAGCACATTGATAATCGCAGTCATTTCCAGTTTGTACGCCACTGGATGAATCATTTGAACCATCAAGGATCCATGGTCCACCGTTCGTACCCTTTGGAAGAGTGCCATATTTGTAGAAAGAACCACCATCACAGCTCATCCTGCAAAATGTACCACTCTGCTCTGCCATTTTTCCATCGGGGTTCTGACTACTTGCCACAGGATACCCGATAGTATTCCATTCAGAAATTGGTGTATACTGCTGATGTATTGATACTTGAATGGGTAGCACCACCTCATTAACATACTTTCCAATATCTCGGTCCTTCTCAAGTCTGACCATGCCCAAATCATACTTGGCTTGCATGTCATTGGGGTCCCAGTTTGGGTCAACAATCCATGCTTCTCCTTTACCGCCTGGTATTTGAGGGTAACTTCCGAAAGGTCGGAAACATGGGGGAATAAAACCAGGAACGAAAAAAATTTTCTCCGCTCGATTGTCGTCCCTTTCCAGGCAGTGTGCAGCTGTCATAACAACGTGAAGCTCTGATGAAGCATTTGCAACCCAAGCAGAAGCAAAGCTTTCGCTTTCACCTGAAGGGCCAACTTTAACGTAGAacaattttcccacgctttggaATGGAAATGTTTTCACTTTCGAGTCAGGAACAATCGTCATGGATGCAGCGCCTTGCACTCGTTGGACCGCACTTCGGTCGCACCGAATGGCGGCCCCTTCTACAGTCTTGATGTGTTCACCGTATGCATGTTCCTCAGGTCGTGCGGTCGCCATTCGCTCTGGAGTCCAGTAATCAAGAATCACTTGAGCGCTGTGAGCGGAAGTCGTGGTTAAGTCAAGACCGGGTTCTGGCACAGCACTAAGCATCCGTTCAGTAGTCCAGTAGGAGAGAATCTGACGGCCGAAATCATCACCACTAGACATCTTGTCAACAGTATGTATGAGTCTATAAAAGAAACTTAGGGGAGCTTTCAGGCAGCAGCAAGGCGGCACAGTCGACCACAGTGTGACATGTACTCGTTTCGCCAACGAGTCGTTTCCCAAACCGTCAGTTCGCAAACGTGTTGGGTCGATTCGCAAACGTCCGATAGTCGTTTCGCAAActtctaagggccgatttacacgatacgattttgttgcatgcgacaagctcacaacaggcctacgacatgatttacgattggcGGCCCTAACATCGGTTTGCTAATGGtgtttcatttcaaaattctCCAGCGTGACAGTCACGCTTACACATTAGGGCCGATTTAGGgccgattttgtcgcatgcgacaagctcacgacaggcctacgacatgacttatgattgtcgcagcgttttaaaacatgtttcaaaatgctacgacattttttctgacgtacacaacaatcgtaaatcatgtcgtgggcctgttgTAAGCCGATGTcacatgcgacaaaatcgtaccgtgtaaatcggcccttacacggtacgactttgtcgcatgcgacgacggcttacgacaggcccacgacatgatttacgattgttgtgtacgtcagaaaaaatgtcgtagcattttaaaacatgtttttgagCAAAAGCAAATGGAATTACGGTCAAGTCGCCCGAAAGTCATGTTGCCCGAAGTCATGTTGCCCGAAACCAGAGTCATGTTGCCCGAAATTCTTTGTCATGTCGCCCGAAAATCATGGTCATGTCGCCCGAAATCTCCGTAAGAAGATTCTAAAAAATGCGAAGGGGTTAAAAACCAAGTCAGAGTGAAATGTGTTTTGTCGTTTGATATC
The Montipora capricornis isolate CH-2021 chromosome 10, ASM3666992v2, whole genome shotgun sequence genome window above contains:
- the LOC138022190 gene encoding uncharacterized protein, coding for MSSGDDFGRQILSYWTTERMLSAVPEPGLDLTTTSAHSAQVILDYWTPERMATARPEEHAYGEHIKTVEGAAIRCDRSAVQRVQGAASMTIVPDSKVKTFPFQSVGKLFYVKVGPSGESESFASAWVANASSELHVVMTAAHCLERDDNRAEKIFFVPGFIPPCFRPFGSYPQIPGGKGEAWIVDPNWDPNDMQAKYDLGMVRLEKDRDIGKYVNEVVLPIQVSIHQQYTPISEWNTIGYPVASSQNPDGKMAEQSGTFCRMSCDGGSFYKYGTLPKGTNGGPWILDGSNDSSSGVQTGNDCDYQCALSPYLTQNHLEEMIKLFKFMTYTE